The window ATCCAGGATATCTTTGAATTTTCATTCGAGGAAAAACTTCCGCTCGATGAATGCCGTAAAGCTGCCAGCAGGATGCTTGTGCTGAAGACTGATAGCTCCTGTGAGATCTAGACTTCTCGCGGCCGCAATGCATTATGTTTAAAGGGCGTAGGCGCAAAGCATTTTTCAAAAAAACAAAAAGGCCTTAGCCGATAAAATTGTGCATCAGCTGATATACTTTCTCGGGCTCTTCTTCCATGATGAGGTGGCCAGTGTTTTCAAGGACGACCATCTCTGAGTTCTTCAGATCGCGTGTGAGCCGTTTGCCGACTGCGACGGGTGTAACGCGGTCGTGTTCTCCCCAGATGAGCAGGCAAGGGATGTCGAGCTGCTGGAGCGCTTCTGGAGGAAGGTCGCCTTCCCGGTCGTGGATGAACTTCCCTAATCCATGGAACATGTCCTTGTTTAAAAAAGGCAGCATATAGCCTCTGAGCATGTCCTCGTCAATGAGGGATTGGTCATGGACGACGAGTTTGAGATTGTCTTTAACGCCTCCTGAGCGGACGAGCCAGCGCTTGACGGCCAGATGGAATAAGGGCAGTTTACTCCCTATTGATAGAAGGCGGCCCGGCGGCTTTAGGTAGCCCGAACTGCATAGCAGGACAACTTTCTCGGCGATGCCGGGCTCAAGAGCTACCATATTGAGTGAATATTGACCGCCCATTGAATGTCCGGCAAGGATTGGCTTTTTTATATCCAGCTCTTTGAGAAGCGCAATCAGAGTGGCAGCGATGTTTTTGTATGTAAACAGGAAGCTTTTTGCTTTGCCGCTTTTTCCAAAAGGAGGGACGTCGACTGTCAGAATGTTGTAGTCCTTTTTTAAAAGCGGCACGAGCTTTCGAAAGCAGAAAGTCGAGGCCAGAAAGCCATGGATGAGTACAACAGTCTTCGCTTCAGGGCGGCAGGGATGCCATTCGTAATACATATCAATTCCATTTATCTTTTTTATGTTCGCGTCAGCAATTTGAGACATGCCCGGCCTCCTTTTATGGTTTTTAATAAGTATATACCTTCTTAGCATACCCTTAAATCATTTAAGCTTTGCTTGCTTTTTAGGTGTCATGTAAAAAGTGACGGTGAGGAGGAATGATTGTGCAAATTTTATGTCCAGGAGTTACTGGGTTTGAGCCGGCTCCTTCGGTTGACAGCGATGATTTCAAAAAAACTATGATGAGCATATATCGTTCAAGGGTAGTTGATTTTTCCCCATCTACTCCCGGAAGGAATTATCATATGTGCACGTTCATCACCGAAGAGGATAAGATTCGTATTTTGTTAAATGCGCGTTACCCTTTTCTAGCTTTTTCAAAAATAGATTCTCTTGAATTCATTGAGGGATTGGATTTGGCCGGCATGCTTGGGGAGCATTATCGTATACTTGGCCAGGATGAACTATCTGTCCCTTTGCGGTTTAAAAATAAGGGGAAAAATTTCGCCATAACTAATGAAAACACCCTTCATCAATCCGATCTACAACAAATAGCGTATTGGAAGCCAAGCACTGTTGGGGAAGTTGTGTTCAATAATTGGGATTAGTATGATTTTATAAAAAATAAACCGGCATGCCTTAGACGGGCCTGCCGGTTTTTTGTGATTTTGAATTAGGATGAAATGGCTTTTTGATCGATAGCCTTTTGGAGAATCTGTCTGGCGTTTTCTTTGCCGAGTTCATTAATGAGCAGGTCGATTTCCTGGTCTAGAACAGAATGCTTGGCATGGTAGGTTGTTCCCAATAAATCAGAAGGAGCAATATCCAGGACTGTACTGATTTTTAATACGGTTTGGACCTCTGGGATTTTTGCGCCAGCTTCATAGTTCTCGAGTGTCTGTACGCCAATTCGAGCTTTTCTTGCAAGATCCTGTTTAGTCATATTCTGCATTTCACGGGCTTCTTGAATTTTTTTCCCTATCATGCTCATTTCTATTACCTCCCTGGTAAAAGTAAGTAGTATCTTTATGACATTGAAAACTGAAGAAAGTTTAGGATTGGCAACGTAATATTATTGTATCATTTTTTAAGAGATAGTTTTTGTTGAAATCTGAACAAAGTGTTACCATTCAGCAGTTTTTACGTAAAAAGGTGCGTTTATATTGCTCTTCTCAGTGGAATACGGGTAGTGATGGCATTCTATGGGCTTTGATTAAGTAAGCCTGTTGTGATATAATTTTATATTGCGTATAAATGGGATAAAATTAAGTCAAACCTAGGAGTGTTAGTATGTCAGAAAAAATTGAAACAGGCAGTGTCCTAACCGGAAAAGTAACGGGAATTCAGCCTTATGGAGCGTTTGTAGCGCTTGATGGAAATACTCAGGGCCTCGTCCATATTTCAGAAATAACTCACGGATATGTAAAGGATGTCAATGAGTTTTTGAAGGTCGGCGATGAAGTGAAAGTTAAGGTTCTATCCGTAGATGAGTCAGCAGGTAAAGTTAGCCTTTCTATCAGGGCTACAGAAGAAGCTCCTGCCCAGCAGCCTCGCGCGAAAAAGCCGCGTCCAAAGCGCCAGGCAGCAGCAATTATGCCAGAAGCTCAACAGCAGGAAGGCTTCAACACACTGAAGGAAAAGCTGCAGGAATGGATCGACCAGTCCCAGCAAGAAACTAATAAGTAAGAAAAAAGGGTCTGTACCTCTAGGGGTGCGGACCTTTTTCGTTGGGATATATTCGATTCAGATTTGGGTTTGCTGGAAGAATCCGTCCCCATGCCTATGAGATTAATCCACTAAAGTTGGTTTTCAGGAAGCTCCGCCCATGTGGCCATGAGATTAATCCACTAAAGGCGGTTTGTTGGAAGAATCCGCCTCTGCAGCCCTGAGATTAAGGACAAAATGGTTTAAAGCTTTGCTGATTTTTAACAGTTTTACTTTTTCCGGCTTATTATTCACAGAATCTGTTATACAATCACTACAAAATTTCTGTTCTGTTAGGTACAATGATAATAGCAAAGTTTTGTAATAGGACGGACAGTGACTTGTCCGCAAAACGGAGGGATAGGAATGGTACATACTACAAACACCCACGAAATTATTGAACAAACAGAAAAGTTCGGAGCACCCAATTATAATCCGCTGCCGATCGTGATTTCAAAAGCTGAAGGTGTATGGGTAGAAGACCCGGAAGGCACTAAATACATGGACATGCTAAGTGCCTATTCGGCAGTCAACCAAGGCCATCGCCATCCGAAAATCATCCAGGCTTTAAAAGATCAAGCTGACAGAGTTACTCTGACATCAAGGGCATTCCACAATGACCAGCTGGGGCCATGGTACGAAAAGGTTTCAAAATTAGCAAATAAAGAAATGGTATTGCCTATGAACACTGGTGCCGAAGCAGTCGAGACTGCTATCAAGGCAGCGAGGCGATGGGCTTATTTTATAAAAGGGGTAGAGGAAAACAAGGCTGAAATCATCGGCTGCACCGGGAACTTCCACGGACGTACAATGACGGCTGTTTCCCTGTCTTCTGAAGAGGAATACAAAAAAGGCTTTGGACCAATGCTGCCTGGTATTAAACTGATTCCATATGGAAGCCTTGATGCATTGAAGGAAGCGATTACCCCACATACTGCTGCATTTATCATTGAACCGATTCAGGGAGAAGCAGGCATTATCATACCGCCGGAAGGTTTCCTGAAAAAAGCGTACGAGCTA is drawn from Bacillus sp. FJAT-18017 and contains these coding sequences:
- a CDS encoding alpha/beta fold hydrolase, translated to MSQIADANIKKINGIDMYYEWHPCRPEAKTVVLIHGFLASTFCFRKLVPLLKKDYNILTVDVPPFGKSGKAKSFLFTYKNIAATLIALLKELDIKKPILAGHSMGGQYSLNMVALEPGIAEKVVLLCSSGYLKPPGRLLSIGSKLPLFHLAVKRWLVRSGGVKDNLKLVVHDQSLIDEDMLRGYMLPFLNKDMFHGLGKFIHDREGDLPPEALQQLDIPCLLIWGEHDRVTPVAVGKRLTRDLKNSEMVVLENTGHLIMEEEPEKVYQLMHNFIG
- a CDS encoding helix-turn-helix domain-containing protein, which codes for MSMIGKKIQEAREMQNMTKQDLARKARIGVQTLENYEAGAKIPEVQTVLKISTVLDIAPSDLLGTTYHAKHSVLDQEIDLLINELGKENARQILQKAIDQKAISS
- the yugI gene encoding S1 domain-containing post-transcriptional regulator GSP13, with translation MSEKIETGSVLTGKVTGIQPYGAFVALDGNTQGLVHISEITHGYVKDVNEFLKVGDEVKVKVLSVDESAGKVSLSIRATEEAPAQQPRAKKPRPKRQAAAIMPEAQQQEGFNTLKEKLQEWIDQSQQETNK
- a CDS encoding ornithine--oxo-acid transaminase, whose protein sequence is MVHTTNTHEIIEQTEKFGAPNYNPLPIVISKAEGVWVEDPEGTKYMDMLSAYSAVNQGHRHPKIIQALKDQADRVTLTSRAFHNDQLGPWYEKVSKLANKEMVLPMNTGAEAVETAIKAARRWAYFIKGVEENKAEIIGCTGNFHGRTMTAVSLSSEEEYKKGFGPMLPGIKLIPYGSLDALKEAITPHTAAFIIEPIQGEAGIIIPPEGFLKKAYELCKENNVLFIADEIQAGLARSGKMFACEWEGFEPDMYILGKALGGGVFPISCVVANKDILEVFNPGSHGSTFGGNPMACAVSIAALDVLVDEKLADRSLELGEYFMSKLKEITNPRIKEVRGRGLFIGVELTEPARKYCELLKEEGLLCKETHDTVIRFAPPLVITKEELDWAIERIKKVLE